The following coding sequences are from one Haloferax litoreum window:
- a CDS encoding TATA-box-binding protein: MSNEARLASLEIQNVVASSAVGQELDLESLSMDVDGAEFNPDNFPGLVYRTQEPRAANLIFRSGKIVCTGASSVDGVNRALEQVFAELESLGIPIDGREEATVQNIVSSADLGVTLNLNALAIGLGLENVEYEPEQFPGLVYRIDEPNVVVLLFGSGKIVITGAKKVEYAREAIQVVSDEIDSLGLLG; this comes from the coding sequence ATGTCTAACGAAGCACGCCTCGCCTCGCTCGAGATTCAAAACGTCGTCGCGTCGAGTGCAGTGGGCCAAGAACTGGACTTGGAGTCACTCTCGATGGACGTCGACGGGGCAGAGTTCAACCCCGACAACTTCCCTGGACTCGTCTATCGGACACAAGAACCCCGCGCGGCAAATCTGATCTTCCGGTCTGGCAAAATCGTCTGTACGGGTGCAAGTAGCGTCGACGGAGTCAACCGTGCGTTAGAACAGGTGTTCGCAGAACTCGAGAGCCTCGGAATTCCTATCGACGGCCGAGAAGAGGCGACGGTTCAGAACATCGTCTCGAGTGCTGACCTCGGAGTCACTCTCAATTTGAACGCGCTCGCTATCGGCCTCGGTCTCGAAAACGTCGAATACGAACCCGAACAGTTCCCCGGTCTCGTGTACCGAATCGACGAGCCAAATGTGGTCGTTCTCCTGTTCGGGTCCGGAAAGATTGTCATCACTGGCGCGAAGAAAGTCGAATACGCGCGCGAGGCGATTCAGGTCGTGAGCGATGAAATCGATTCGCTTGGCCTCCTCGGCTGA
- a CDS encoding universal stress protein: MTQSFTKSIVVPVADEDDARETATALERYTVEDVTVLHIIEKGEGVPDKTPVAQSEETAARSFAAFHEKFPNANTETVYRRDVVSGIIEVASEIDASAIVFRPRGGARILQFLAGDRSLRLITESKRPVIALPETDGDETGGGGTDDAEVM, translated from the coding sequence ATGACACAATCCTTCACAAAATCGATCGTCGTTCCGGTTGCAGACGAAGACGATGCTCGAGAGACAGCAACTGCGCTCGAACGCTACACTGTCGAGGACGTTACCGTCCTCCACATTATAGAGAAGGGGGAAGGAGTCCCGGACAAGACACCCGTTGCTCAATCCGAAGAGACCGCAGCACGGTCTTTCGCCGCGTTTCACGAGAAGTTTCCCAACGCGAACACAGAGACCGTCTATCGGAGGGACGTGGTTTCGGGCATCATCGAGGTTGCTAGCGAGATAGATGCGAGTGCAATCGTGTTTCGACCCCGTGGAGGGGCACGCATCCTCCAGTTCCTCGCTGGCGACCGTTCGTTGCGGCTTATCACCGAATCCAAGCGGCCGGTGATTGCCCTGCCAGAGACTGACGGCGATGAAACCGGGGGAGGAGGAACGGACGATGCCGAGGTGATGTGA
- a CDS encoding glycoside hydrolase encodes MNRRTRRVFLQWCAASGIAVTTGCAAINLQPPTEDDESTETTGPPTTTKGGTPTPTTTPETDVNSSLDLDSDAPVSVRGAIYIPARAFNFYQMWRDYDPAVTERDLGYATRLNLNAIRTWGSYEFWREDPAAFETAFEDFLQTSDDYGIKPLVGLFEGIGDEPTRENLTDDDLMTATGVASPSKEILQSKDRWEETREFVRWFMNRYADDERLLAIELINEPGWNKRRIEFSKSMYETMREMRGSVPLTVGSTSMSKNSTYAKWGLDLFQFHYNFPPSQPTFRNAVQRVQSLDDVLSQPVMLTEWQRVRSVPGFHNTQPRNQRTPNYASMAPILTELGMSNFFWSLMLQPAYFWSQRQMGVLNGVFHEDGAVWSLDDARSLKAMSGDDEFDGEERNEWPRWAKPIKTEVYGE; translated from the coding sequence ATGAACCGACGTACTCGACGTGTGTTCCTGCAGTGGTGTGCCGCGAGCGGTATCGCCGTAACTACTGGTTGTGCGGCCATCAATCTCCAGCCACCTACTGAAGACGACGAGAGTACCGAGACGACCGGCCCACCGACAACGACCAAGGGTGGTACCCCGACGCCAACCACGACACCCGAAACTGACGTGAATTCATCCCTCGACCTCGACAGCGACGCCCCAGTCAGCGTCCGTGGGGCCATCTACATCCCTGCACGAGCGTTTAATTTCTACCAGATGTGGCGCGACTACGACCCTGCTGTCACCGAGCGTGACCTCGGGTACGCCACACGACTTAACCTGAATGCGATTCGGACGTGGGGAAGCTACGAGTTCTGGCGAGAGGACCCCGCAGCGTTCGAGACGGCGTTCGAAGACTTCCTCCAGACGAGCGACGACTACGGAATCAAGCCCCTCGTCGGTCTGTTCGAGGGAATCGGAGACGAACCCACGAGAGAGAACCTCACCGACGACGACCTGATGACGGCGACCGGTGTCGCGTCGCCATCGAAGGAGATTCTACAGTCGAAAGACCGCTGGGAAGAGACACGAGAGTTCGTTCGCTGGTTCATGAATCGGTATGCAGACGACGAGAGACTCCTCGCCATAGAGCTCATCAACGAACCGGGGTGGAACAAACGTCGTATCGAGTTCTCGAAGTCGATGTACGAGACGATGCGTGAGATGCGCGGAAGCGTTCCGCTCACAGTTGGTTCGACGAGTATGTCGAAGAATTCCACCTACGCGAAGTGGGGGCTCGATCTGTTCCAGTTCCACTACAACTTCCCACCGAGTCAACCGACGTTCCGCAACGCGGTCCAGCGAGTCCAGTCGCTCGACGACGTCCTCTCGCAACCTGTGATGTTGACCGAGTGGCAACGAGTCCGGTCGGTACCGGGGTTCCACAATACCCAGCCGAGGAACCAGCGGACGCCGAACTATGCCTCCATGGCTCCGATACTCACCGAACTGGGGATGAGCAACTTCTTTTGGTCGCTGATGCTGCAACCGGCGTACTTCTGGTCGCAGCGACAGATGGGCGTGTTGAATGGAGTGTTCCACGAAGACGGAGCAGTGTGGAGTCTGGACGACGCGCGGAGTCTCAAAGCGATGTCGGGAGACGACGAGTTCGATGGCGAAGAGCGCAACGAGTGGCCGAGATGGGCCAAACCAATCAAAACAGAAGTGTACGGTGAGTGA
- a CDS encoding heavy-metal-associated domain-containing protein produces MTTTITVDGMSCEHCEQTVENALRSVSGVTDASADRTAERASIDGDDEVTALIAAVEDAGYTAHP; encoded by the coding sequence ATGACGACGACCATCACGGTCGATGGAATGAGTTGCGAGCATTGTGAACAGACCGTCGAGAACGCTCTCCGAAGTGTGAGTGGTGTCACTGATGCGTCTGCCGACCGGACGGCCGAACGAGCGAGTATCGACGGCGACGACGAGGTCACTGCTCTCATCGCGGCAGTCGAAGACGCTGGGTACACTGCACACCCCTAA
- a CDS encoding amino acid permease gives MSSGDEELAKDLGLLSALTIGVGTMIGAGIFVLPGQAAAAAGPAVALSFVVGGIISLFTALSASELGTAMPKAGGSYYYVNHALGPLFGSVAGWGNWMGLAFASAFYTLGFGEYLASFLPLPALSLGPLGLTPFQIGALLAGSAFIAINYIGAKETGRIQIVIVTLLVGILTVFSLLGFLQADISTLRPFFPEETGGTAAVLPATGLVFVSFLGFAKITTVAEELKNPGRNLPLAVVGSVLIVTVMYAVIMVVLMGVINWPQLAPEFTDTPVLDVAEIAFGTIGLAGVGVALLTFAGLLATASSANASILASSRINFAMGRDKLVSDKLNAIHPNFATPYRSIAVTGGLILLFIVVGDVKTLAKAGSVLHLIVYGMLNIALIVMRQADVDEYQPDFEVPLYPVVPILGAVSSFGLIAFMEPVEIALSVVFVAGGLVWYLAYARGKTTKRGILSQYIISRSDEMPSAAVSAASTVQPDGGQYKVMVPLANPQHEHDLITLASAIAKQHDGYVEAVHIVTVPDQTALRYGAEHLDELDAESMTLLEQARDDAETLGVDIETHTVVSHQSFEEIFDVAKDHEADLVVMGWGPDSHGAPGRAESARDELTEDVPCDFIVLRDRGFDPSDILVPTAGGPDSDLSAEVAKLLQSTYGSNVTLLHVAETVEEGDSFLREWAETHGLEDATLQVETGDVETAIERAAADKSMVIIGATERGLLSRLLRGTIAESVVDDIDSSVLLAERARTRSFMDKLFSR, from the coding sequence ATGTCGTCTGGTGACGAAGAACTCGCGAAAGACCTTGGGTTGCTGTCAGCGCTGACTATCGGCGTTGGAACGATGATTGGAGCGGGGATTTTCGTCCTGCCCGGACAGGCGGCAGCAGCAGCAGGCCCCGCCGTTGCACTGTCGTTCGTCGTCGGCGGTATCATCTCGCTGTTCACTGCGCTTTCGGCGTCTGAACTCGGGACGGCGATGCCAAAGGCCGGTGGGAGTTACTACTACGTGAACCACGCGTTGGGACCGTTGTTCGGTTCCGTCGCTGGGTGGGGAAACTGGATGGGGCTCGCGTTCGCCAGTGCATTCTACACGCTCGGGTTCGGCGAATACCTCGCATCGTTTCTCCCCTTGCCCGCCCTTTCTTTGGGCCCACTCGGACTCACCCCGTTCCAGATAGGGGCGTTGCTGGCTGGTTCTGCGTTCATCGCAATCAACTACATCGGGGCGAAAGAAACCGGTCGAATCCAAATCGTCATCGTCACCCTACTGGTTGGGATCCTGACCGTCTTCTCCCTTCTGGGGTTCTTGCAAGCGGACATCTCGACACTTCGACCGTTCTTCCCCGAAGAGACAGGTGGGACCGCTGCGGTACTCCCTGCGACTGGACTCGTCTTCGTATCGTTCCTCGGGTTCGCGAAGATTACCACCGTCGCTGAAGAACTGAAAAACCCCGGCCGGAACCTCCCCTTGGCCGTCGTCGGGAGCGTCCTCATCGTCACTGTCATGTACGCGGTCATTATGGTCGTCCTGATGGGCGTCATCAACTGGCCCCAACTCGCACCAGAGTTCACAGACACCCCCGTCTTAGACGTCGCAGAGATTGCCTTTGGCACAATTGGTCTCGCCGGCGTCGGTGTCGCGCTTTTAACGTTCGCCGGCTTACTCGCGACAGCTTCGAGCGCGAACGCGAGCATCCTCGCATCGTCACGTATCAACTTCGCGATGGGTCGTGACAAACTCGTCTCGGATAAACTCAACGCGATTCACCCGAACTTCGCAACCCCGTACCGGAGCATCGCCGTCACTGGTGGACTCATCCTCTTGTTCATCGTCGTCGGCGACGTCAAGACGCTCGCAAAAGCCGGGAGTGTGCTTCACCTCATCGTCTACGGGATGCTCAACATCGCACTCATCGTGATGCGACAAGCCGACGTCGACGAGTATCAACCAGATTTCGAAGTCCCACTCTATCCAGTCGTTCCGATTCTCGGAGCCGTGTCTTCGTTCGGGTTGATTGCGTTCATGGAACCGGTCGAAATCGCCCTCTCTGTCGTCTTCGTCGCGGGTGGTCTCGTGTGGTATCTGGCGTACGCCCGTGGGAAGACCACGAAACGGGGCATCTTGAGTCAGTACATCATCTCGCGGTCCGACGAGATGCCGTCAGCAGCGGTTTCGGCGGCGTCGACGGTCCAGCCAGATGGTGGTCAGTACAAGGTGATGGTTCCACTCGCCAATCCACAACACGAACACGACCTGATTACCCTCGCGAGCGCCATCGCGAAACAACATGACGGATACGTCGAGGCAGTTCACATCGTGACAGTTCCCGACCAGACGGCGCTTCGATACGGCGCGGAACACCTCGACGAACTTGATGCTGAATCGATGACACTCCTCGAACAGGCGCGCGACGACGCAGAGACCCTCGGCGTCGACATCGAAACACACACAGTCGTCTCCCACCAGTCGTTCGAGGAGATATTCGACGTGGCGAAAGACCACGAAGCAGACCTGGTCGTCATGGGGTGGGGCCCCGACTCACACGGTGCCCCGGGCCGAGCAGAGAGCGCACGAGACGAATTAACCGAGGACGTTCCATGTGATTTCATCGTCCTCAGGGACCGTGGGTTCGACCCGAGTGATATCCTCGTCCCGACTGCCGGTGGTCCAGACTCGGACCTCTCTGCAGAGGTTGCGAAGCTCCTCCAATCCACGTACGGTTCGAATGTGACACTGCTACACGTCGCGGAGACTGTCGAGGAGGGAGACTCGTTCCTCCGAGAGTGGGCCGAGACACACGGCTTGGAAGATGCGACCCTTCAGGTCGAGACAGGAGACGTCGAGACGGCCATCGAACGAGCAGCAGCCGATAAGTCGATGGTTATCATCGGAGCGACAGAGCGTGGGTTGCTCTCCCGGTTGCTTCGAGGGACCATCGCAGAGAGCGTGGTCGACGACATCGACAGTTCGGTCTTACTCGCTGAACGTGCGAGGACCCGAAGTTTCATGGATAAACTGTTCAGTCGCTGA
- a CDS encoding right-handed parallel beta-helix repeat-containing protein codes for MTRTRVTLLVFVALFAFSSATATTTVVGTDVEDVTQVDDCTTITEPGRYALERGIVGGGNDDFTFISQSCVVVESDDVVLEGRGHKVDGTGVSDTTGIAIVGMSNDTIENVTIQNVTVADWNQGVSVRNADSVTVRNVTLAHNAFGMEVVQSTRVNLTRSLVRDNLVGVYDDRGGDEMILTGTVFEENYAGDVVSDAASSRGQSPDSAANRTRLVLG; via the coding sequence TTGACCCGAACCCGTGTCACCCTTCTCGTGTTCGTCGCCCTCTTCGCCTTCTCTTCAGCGACTGCCACGACCACGGTGGTGGGAACCGACGTGGAAGACGTGACCCAAGTCGACGACTGCACGACGATTACAGAACCGGGGCGATACGCCCTCGAGCGTGGCATTGTGGGTGGTGGCAACGACGACTTCACCTTCATCTCCCAATCGTGTGTCGTGGTCGAGAGTGACGACGTCGTGTTGGAGGGACGGGGCCACAAGGTCGACGGAACCGGCGTGAGTGACACGACGGGTATCGCCATCGTCGGGATGTCGAACGACACTATCGAGAACGTCACCATCCAGAACGTGACCGTAGCCGACTGGAACCAGGGTGTGTCGGTCCGAAACGCCGACAGCGTGACGGTTCGGAACGTCACCCTTGCCCACAACGCCTTCGGTATGGAGGTCGTACAGTCGACGCGAGTCAACTTGACCAGGTCGTTGGTGCGGGACAACTTGGTCGGAGTGTACGACGACCGAGGAGGCGACGAGATGATACTCACAGGGACAGTGTTCGAAGAAAACTATGCCGGCGATGTCGTCTCAGATGCAGCCAGTTCACGGGGTCAGAGCCCCGACTCGGCGGCAAACCGGACTCGACTGGTACTCGGGTAA
- a CDS encoding copper-translocating P-type ATPase codes for MFRRRFWVSLVLSVPVIYFSEFIQDVFGYTAPVFPGSAWITPVFSVIIFAYGGVPFLSMARNEVKNREPGMMMLISLAITVAFVYSIASLFIEGTTPFFWELVTLIDVMLLGHWMEMRSVRQASGALDELAKLMPDTAERVTDSGDTEEVPISTLVEGDVVLVRPGASVPADGEVVEGDSSVDESMITGESRSVGKDPGAEVIAGTVNQDGSLRVRVTKTGDETTLAGIMRLVEEAQQSKSRTQLLADKAAGWLFYIALSVAAITGIAWVLAVGFDIGVLERVVTVLVIACPHALGLAVPLVVAINTSTAAQNGMLIRDRIAMEEARNLDTVMFDKTGTLTKGEQGVVGVHVADGWTEQRAFEIAAGVEGDSEHMIARAIRNAAEERGVSRVAVSNFENLRGLGVKATVDGETVHLGGPNLLEQLGIERPEELVAFADEAGSNAQTVVYLVQDESNIVAAFALADVIREESRRAIDALHEMGIEVAMLTGDSEDVAKAVAEELGIDQYFAEVLPEEKDSKVTRLQSEGKLVAMVGDGVNDAPALTRADVGIAIGSGTDVAIESGDIILVDNNPLDVVRLVRLSKASYRKMQENLVWATGYNVVALPLAAGVLAPVGILLSPAIGAVFMSLSTIIVAVNARRLRGVDLSA; via the coding sequence ATGTTTCGGCGGCGATTCTGGGTATCGCTCGTCCTCTCGGTTCCCGTCATCTACTTCAGTGAGTTCATTCAGGACGTCTTCGGCTACACTGCGCCCGTGTTCCCCGGGAGTGCTTGGATTACCCCCGTCTTCTCGGTGATTATCTTCGCGTACGGTGGCGTTCCGTTCCTCTCGATGGCTCGGAACGAGGTGAAAAACCGCGAACCGGGGATGATGATGCTCATCTCGTTGGCAATCACCGTCGCATTCGTCTACTCCATCGCGAGTCTCTTCATCGAGGGAACGACCCCGTTCTTCTGGGAACTCGTTACGCTTATCGACGTCATGCTGCTGGGCCACTGGATGGAGATGCGGTCTGTTCGACAGGCATCCGGTGCACTCGACGAACTAGCGAAACTCATGCCAGACACCGCAGAACGAGTCACCGATAGTGGGGATACTGAAGAGGTACCAATCTCCACCCTTGTCGAAGGTGACGTAGTCCTCGTTCGACCGGGTGCATCGGTTCCTGCCGATGGGGAAGTCGTCGAGGGCGATTCGTCAGTCGACGAGTCGATGATTACTGGTGAGTCTCGGTCAGTCGGCAAAGACCCCGGGGCAGAGGTTATCGCTGGGACTGTCAACCAAGACGGTAGTCTCCGCGTTCGCGTGACGAAGACCGGCGACGAGACGACACTGGCGGGTATCATGCGCCTCGTCGAAGAAGCACAACAGTCGAAATCGCGGACGCAGTTACTCGCGGACAAGGCGGCAGGATGGCTCTTCTACATCGCGCTCTCCGTTGCGGCAATCACGGGCATCGCGTGGGTTCTCGCAGTCGGGTTCGACATCGGCGTCCTCGAGCGGGTCGTCACAGTTCTCGTCATCGCGTGTCCGCACGCACTCGGACTCGCCGTCCCACTCGTCGTCGCCATCAACACGTCGACTGCGGCACAGAACGGGATGTTGATACGCGACCGCATCGCCATGGAAGAGGCTCGAAACCTCGATACAGTGATGTTCGACAAGACGGGGACATTGACGAAGGGTGAACAGGGCGTCGTGGGCGTCCACGTCGCAGATGGTTGGACCGAGCAACGGGCCTTCGAAATCGCCGCTGGTGTCGAAGGTGACTCAGAGCACATGATTGCTCGCGCCATCAGGAACGCTGCGGAAGAGCGCGGTGTCTCGCGGGTGGCCGTCTCGAACTTCGAGAACCTCAGAGGTCTCGGTGTGAAGGCCACCGTCGATGGTGAAACAGTCCACCTCGGTGGCCCCAACCTCCTCGAGCAACTGGGTATCGAACGTCCCGAGGAACTTGTCGCCTTCGCTGACGAAGCAGGGTCGAATGCGCAAACTGTCGTCTACCTCGTTCAGGACGAATCCAACATCGTTGCGGCATTCGCGCTTGCAGATGTCATCCGAGAGGAGAGTCGCCGGGCCATCGACGCACTGCACGAGATGGGTATCGAAGTCGCGATGCTGACGGGTGACTCCGAAGACGTCGCGAAGGCCGTCGCCGAAGAACTCGGTATCGACCAGTACTTCGCAGAGGTCTTGCCAGAAGAGAAAGACTCGAAGGTCACACGACTCCAATCCGAGGGCAAACTCGTCGCGATGGTTGGTGACGGCGTCAACGACGCACCCGCATTGACACGCGCCGACGTCGGTATCGCAATCGGGTCGGGGACGGACGTCGCCATCGAATCGGGCGATATCATCCTCGTCGACAACAATCCGCTGGATGTGGTTCGTCTCGTCCGTCTCTCGAAGGCGAGTTACCGCAAGATGCAAGAGAATCTCGTCTGGGCTACGGGATACAACGTCGTCGCCTTGCCGCTTGCTGCCGGCGTGTTGGCACCTGTCGGTATCCTCCTGTCACCGGCTATCGGTGCGGTCTTCATGTCACTGTCGACCATCATCGTCGCGGTAAACGCCCGGCGGCTTCGAGGGGTCGACCTCTCGGCGTGA
- a CDS encoding outer membrane protein assembly factor BamB family protein: MSRYDPEGTGHHPTASGPKDDVEILWKHDATDWFLGTSSLVRRGDTLYAVGNGLLALDSDSGERKFGHTGPYQSTPAFAPASVYESDTLAVTASSGVFGLNADGGFTIPLLDRNVGTERWTGPQTAGGGFFGPAKADTPVTATGRIYTALPGTNSIAALDPNDGQVLWRRTHHKDDAVSADINRPAVRDGLVFTTNWPGQAAAYQAETGDRVWMVELDDQLLLPPVATEQGVVVPSREFVYLLDQTDGSVVWQYSTDGNATESTPAVANGTIFVANERDSLHAIDIETGQQRWTVPFEGPSAPIVADGTVYAVEAGYSLVAIDAASGDMLFEYRPSEVPLSTPIVGDGVLYAANRRRVVALREAN, from the coding sequence ATGAGTCGATACGACCCAGAAGGAACTGGTCACCATCCGACAGCGTCTGGCCCCAAAGACGACGTCGAGATACTGTGGAAACACGACGCCACCGACTGGTTTCTTGGGACGTCGTCACTCGTTCGACGTGGTGATACCCTTTACGCGGTCGGAAACGGACTCCTCGCACTCGACAGTGACTCCGGCGAACGAAAGTTTGGACACACCGGACCGTATCAATCGACGCCTGCATTCGCACCGGCATCGGTCTACGAAAGTGACACGCTCGCAGTGACCGCATCATCGGGCGTCTTCGGACTGAACGCGGATGGTGGGTTCACCATTCCGCTACTCGATCGGAACGTCGGGACAGAACGGTGGACTGGACCACAAACTGCTGGCGGTGGGTTCTTTGGCCCTGCGAAGGCAGACACACCGGTCACTGCCACCGGACGGATTTACACGGCACTTCCCGGGACAAATTCTATCGCTGCACTCGACCCGAACGACGGTCAGGTTCTCTGGCGGAGAACACATCATAAAGACGACGCAGTCAGTGCTGACATCAACAGACCTGCTGTGAGAGACGGCCTCGTTTTTACCACGAACTGGCCCGGGCAAGCAGCAGCCTATCAGGCCGAGACAGGCGATCGAGTCTGGATGGTCGAACTCGACGACCAGTTGCTCCTCCCACCGGTCGCGACTGAACAGGGAGTCGTCGTCCCGTCACGAGAATTCGTGTATTTACTCGACCAAACAGACGGGTCTGTGGTGTGGCAGTATTCGACGGATGGGAATGCAACCGAAAGCACACCGGCAGTTGCGAACGGAACCATCTTCGTCGCCAACGAGCGAGACTCGTTGCACGCAATCGACATCGAGACGGGCCAACAGCGCTGGACTGTTCCGTTCGAGGGTCCATCAGCACCCATCGTCGCGGACGGAACCGTGTACGCAGTCGAAGCAGGGTATTCGTTGGTTGCAATCGACGCTGCGTCAGGGGACATGTTGTTCGAATATCGACCGTCAGAAGTACCGCTCTCGACGCCAATCGTCGGCGACGGGGTTCTCTACGCAGCAAATCGCAGACGAGTCGTCGCACTCAGGGAGGCAAACTGA
- a CDS encoding GlcG/HbpS family heme-binding protein — translation MTAVTLDVAKELIATAEQKAEEIDVPMCITVMDEGANLVAFHRMDDALLASVDIAQNKAYSAVSLKLDTDTVWELSQPGESLYGIGDTNDGRIVTFGGGIPLEENGRVVGAVGVSGGSVEEDVTVASAAVEMFESL, via the coding sequence ATGACAGCCGTAACACTTGACGTCGCAAAAGAACTGATTGCCACTGCTGAACAGAAGGCCGAAGAAATTGACGTCCCGATGTGTATCACAGTGATGGACGAGGGGGCGAATCTCGTCGCATTCCACCGAATGGACGACGCACTCCTTGCCAGTGTCGACATCGCACAAAACAAGGCCTACAGCGCCGTGTCGCTCAAACTCGACACAGATACGGTCTGGGAACTTTCACAACCTGGCGAATCGTTGTATGGTATCGGCGATACGAACGATGGGCGTATCGTCACGTTTGGTGGCGGCATCCCGCTGGAAGAAAACGGACGTGTGGTCGGTGCAGTCGGTGTCTCTGGTGGAAGCGTCGAAGAAGACGTCACCGTCGCATCAGCAGCAGTCGAGATGTTTGAATCGTTGTAG
- a CDS encoding MFS transporter, with amino-acid sequence MGGSSFRTRFLAVPENVLTYYLYKSTKAVEFYRPIMYLFFLGQGLTFTQIAILEAIYNLTTVLGEIPTGYVGDRVGRRNSLLIGTGLITGALVGIGLSSSFYTFAVLYTVWSMGYNFRSGSEDAWLYDTLTDTLSESEFAHVRGRGESVSLAVGAGAAILGGYLGSIDLSLPWFVAATVTALGVVVLRRMDEPEAYQKTNTDVLRFDQILGIVADVLSRRNVRALILYYYVLYAAVTYLVFVFLQPIFETVIVDIGVSPGLVESLLGWFYAGYSLFGAVLSYYTGAIREYVGIRTWFLVLPFAVGGALIGMYFLPILALPTFLVARGLADVTRTFAGQYVNDRIETVGRATVLSALAMVSGLTVIPFQLGSGVISDLVSPLFALAVAGVVLVAGSGLVLLWEVPISATQ; translated from the coding sequence ATGGGCGGTTCTTCTTTTCGCACGCGGTTTCTGGCGGTCCCTGAAAACGTTCTCACGTATTACCTCTACAAATCCACCAAGGCAGTCGAGTTCTACCGGCCGATTATGTACCTCTTTTTTCTCGGACAGGGTCTCACCTTCACGCAAATCGCCATCCTCGAGGCGATTTACAACCTCACGACGGTGTTGGGTGAGATACCAACCGGGTACGTTGGTGACCGTGTCGGCAGACGGAATAGCCTCCTCATCGGGACTGGACTCATCACCGGGGCGCTCGTCGGAATTGGCCTCTCCAGTTCGTTCTACACGTTTGCTGTCCTGTACACCGTCTGGTCGATGGGATACAATTTCCGTTCCGGGAGTGAAGATGCGTGGTTGTACGACACCCTCACGGACACTCTCTCGGAAAGCGAGTTCGCCCACGTCCGTGGCCGAGGTGAGTCAGTCTCGCTGGCAGTCGGTGCGGGTGCTGCTATCCTCGGTGGGTATCTCGGAAGCATCGACCTCTCGTTACCATGGTTCGTCGCCGCGACTGTCACCGCTCTCGGCGTGGTAGTTCTTCGCAGGATGGACGAACCAGAGGCCTACCAGAAGACGAATACTGATGTGTTGCGATTCGACCAGATACTCGGCATCGTCGCCGACGTGTTGTCTCGACGGAATGTTCGTGCCCTCATCCTCTACTATTACGTTCTGTATGCTGCTGTCACCTATCTCGTGTTCGTGTTCTTGCAGCCAATCTTCGAGACGGTCATAGTCGATATCGGCGTCTCGCCCGGTCTGGTCGAGTCACTCCTCGGCTGGTTTTACGCCGGGTACAGTCTGTTCGGTGCAGTCCTCAGTTACTATACGGGCGCAATCAGGGAGTACGTCGGTATCCGAACGTGGTTCCTCGTCCTGCCGTTTGCTGTCGGTGGCGCGTTGATAGGGATGTACTTTCTTCCGATACTGGCTCTCCCGACGTTTCTGGTCGCGCGAGGACTTGCCGACGTCACGCGGACGTTCGCTGGGCAGTACGTCAACGACCGCATCGAGACAGTTGGCCGAGCAACGGTGTTGAGTGCGCTCGCGATGGTCAGTGGTCTCACCGTGATTCCGTTCCAACTCGGGAGTGGGGTCATCTCTGACCTCGTATCACCGCTGTTCGCGTTGGCGGTAGCAGGGGTGGTTCTCGTGGCAGGTTCGGGACTCGTCCTCCTCTGGGAGGTTCCAATCTCAGCCACGCAGTAG